The nucleotide window CCTACCTTGGCTTTGCAGGAGGAGTCAGATCTTTGAAGAGTAGCCAAATCTGGAATTGgagtagaagaagaagcaggaAGGAGATCTGGTTGAGTCATCTATGAAGGAGTCGAGCTCCGCAGAGAGCTTGTTGCTTCCTTTTATGTGGCTTGCCATGGAAGACTCATGACTCAGGAGTGcatgaaaaaatgggaaaccCACTTCGCCAAAAGATGTCTGTTGCGTATGAAGAAGGAGACGAACCGGCACATTTTCTTGAGTGCAAGGCTGCTTATGCCGTTTGGACATGAGCTTCGTCTAAATTTGGCAAACATAGGATCCCATGGTCCTTGATCAAGCATGAAATCCGGCTATGGAATAACTGTAAAGTTTCCCGTAGCTGGCTCAAAAGTTGATGGTTGGTATGCTTTTACAGTGTGCCGGAAGCAAGCCTTAGCATCGAGTTGGCCTGGCTCGATAAGGAGTCGGGTTTGGGCCCGGCCTAGCcccattaacattaaaaaatgtatttttaatataaaataatatatatatattatttatatataataaaataatattaaatataaattattagGCTGAGTCGGGCCAGCCCGACAACTTATTAAACATGCTCAATGCTCAATTTTTAGGCCAAAGGCCCAAGTCAGGCTGGATATGAGGAACTCGTCAGGTACCCGACCCAGTACCCAGGCTTAACTGGAGGCTCCAGTGTTTAAGAACAAAGTTTTTCATTGGGCCATCGAGGCTGTCACTAGCGATAGCGTAAAGGTAGCGACTTGGCAGAGTTGTGTAGATTACCTTCAAAAGTATGAAATGGAGTGAAGAGGATTTGCTTCACGTTAATGTCTCCATTGCAATTGGGCTGGTTTGTAACCCCAATGATGATTTAGACAAAGATACCAATGTTGTCCAAATCCTAACTCTcaagttgtgtttgtttcattgcGGACTTCAGATCATCTGAGATCCTaagatctcaaattcatggatttaaaatcagaccACCCTCCTCCTGACCTTAAATCTATGCTGTATGTTAAAAACTATAGAGTTAAAGTGGGATGAGGGGgtggtctgatcttaaatccatgtgTTACTGGGATCCTCACTAAAGTGCACCTTTTAATGCAGCGTCGGATCATAACACAACCTCAAAGACAAAGGTGTCATGTTGTCGCTTGCAGTGTGGTTTGAAGAAGATCACGATGGAAAGTGGCATATTCGCCCTGCAGGCGGCAGTCAAGATGCAGATGAGATGGATCAGCTCATGCAAAGTAGGCCTCACTAGCATGGTGGAAGGAAGATCATCTCCAACAGCCTCAGTTGGAAGAGGCGGCTGGATTTCTCTCTAAAAGGAGGCATCATCAAACCGCATGCTGCAGCATTGAATATTGCTGAATATTGGCATTCGTCTCCGGAAAATGTGTCTATATATTGTTGCAGCAACACAGGTCGTTAAGTATTGCTGAATATTGGCATTTATGTCCGGAAAGCCACGTCAACATGAGATTTGAATATCAAAGCATGATTGACTCTCaagtttggttttgttttttcttttttagcacCCCATGTATGTatctttgaaacttgaaaagatCTCTCTAGAACTAATTGTAGAGCTTCTGGCCACTTCGTCCCGGGAATGGCCAGGAAGTTTCAAAACATACAAGAGGGCCGTCCCATGTCACAGAAGTCGGTGAAATTTTAAAGTAAAACATCCCATCCTACTGAAACTTACATCCAAGAGGTCCGACAAACCTGTAAAGTAAAACGTCCAATCCTACTAAAAGAAATGCATCAGACATTAATATAGGCCCACAGAGAGACTTCCGATTCTTTGGCTAGAGTGGCATGGTCAATTGTACCATGTAACATCAAGGAGCTGTTTTGGTGTTCCATACTTTTTATGCTGCAGTAAGACAAAACCAGGAGTCAAGGGTGGACCGCTACATATAACAAAAGGAAAGATGAGTCCGATAAAGCTTTGATACTGCTCATCCACATGCTCAACTATTTAGAAAGATATGTCCTATCTAATGGAAGGTTACATTGTTTCCAGTCCCCTCCGACGACAGGAAACGGATAGGCCCTCAGGCCAGGTTCAGTTCCTGCTTCAGGTAAGAATCAATTGAGTTAGATGAATAATCAAcagggtggagagagagagagagagagagaaagagagaaagttatTCACATTCATAAGGCAGTAAATGGACAAACTGATACGTGAGAGTATATTAAGAACCTAGATGATGTTGGAAATTTgggaaacaaagaaacaaggACCATTCAGGCAGAAATATCATTCaataacaatatttttttcaaattcccATAACTATCGACACATCTACCACGGTAACTACTACCCAATGAACAAACTTCATGTCCAACAACCTAAGCCTTTGGAAATTGGTGCCCGGTCTCTATTGGCAGATCTGTTGTCAGAACTTGGCCATAGTCGCCGCTGGagtcttcctcttcttcgtAGTCTGCTCTGGAGTTCAGTGTCAACATCTGACAGACCAACCAAAGGAGAGTTGAATCAAGAGCCAGAAATGCAGCGCCACCAAAAAGTCCAGTCTTAGCGGTTGGGCATGCATAGTTCAAGTCCTTGTGGAATTTATGCTTAATATGAAGGCTCTCAGAGGTTGTAGCCCACAACATAAGAATCCCAGCAAGGACAGAAACGAGCCTGgcaaaacaaacagaaaagagCTCATGTTTAGccaaatcatcaataaataagATCATGCCAAAGAAAAACTTCAGATGTTGCAAATCCCTTGCCAACATCAACCATTGCATTGAGGTTTCAAATTGAGGTAGAGCAATACCGAGAAAAGCATCCTCTGCCATTCACATGTTTGTTGACAAATCTAGAAGTGTATTGGAGTGGTGTGTCTGTGCATGTGTGTGAGTTCATATACAAAATAAGAGATGTCCTATCTGTGGGCATGAGCGATTGTATGTACACCTGCTCAAATTCAAGTACCAATAAATTGGTATGCACGAGTAATTGCAAAAATTATAGTAGTAGAGCAGCATAACCCAAAAAAATATGGTCACCCACGTTGCAATTGCAAAGAAAACGGCCAGACTTGTGCTTCTGAACAAGCCCTCTGCTGGAATTGATTTCCCTTTGTAAGGGAAGAAGACAGCTGCTAAACCACAAGCAGTTGAGAACAACAGGAAGACAAATGACAAGCTCCCTAAAGCAACCGTAGGATCATTGGGAAACTTGCATATCACAGCATCCTTTAATGTGATTATTTCTCCTGCACTTGGCTGCAAAAATCAGCAACGTTATGCAAAAAAAAGATGATTATCATGTGCAAAGACAAAGCAAAACCTAGCACTACCATCCATGCGACACAACGGCATCAAATGCAACCAATTGTCCCACagatataaagtataaacacaACCACATCCTGCCAAATTATGGTTTTACAGGATTACCTAACTAGTATTGCTggtgaaaattagaaaaatatataGCTGATTGGAAAAGTTTGAACCATTGGAACCAATCCTTCATATTGTACAACTCTGTAGCAACTAGATTCTTGAATACCATACAACCAAGAACCATGTAAATGCCAATATCTTCTCGACTTTTATTCAATAGaatgttttatttcataaaatatattaaagcCTATTTTTCAAACAATCATGCAAACATCAGACAATCGAAATAGAGCACATGTAGGGTGAACCACAAAACAGAAAGTTTAAATAGCTTCTGTTATATCATGAGCCTCATTTACTTCAAGTCATTAAACCTGAGACCACAACAGAAACCATTGGCACATGTGTACAAGCAAAACATAGAAACTGTTATgctagaaggaaaaaaatgtgttttgaacATGTGCTTGAGAACCATTATCTGACAAgtccagaaaaagaaaaaccttcttGTTTTCAGCAATTACTCCAAGTATGAATGCAATACTGCCAACTAATGCCATTGAAATGGCAATATGTCCAGCTTGACCTAGAGCCATGTTGGCTAGAAAATGTGGGACCACGGCCTGCAAGCAAGATAAAGTAGAAAAATGATCATCATATTCATATGAAGGTACCGAAAGGTATTCAAACAAGAAATACTCTTGAAGTTAATATTCTATTCCAAGAGAAGTctatttcttaaaaataaaggcagaaaagaataaaaaacaagattagTCCATCAGCAATCTCCAACAGCTTTACAAGACAATGAGATGGACACGATGgcaaaaaagaacaaatgaaaaacaccCTTAGCCAAAGAGAAACGTAACGAGTGATTGCACTAGTTGcaacataaagagaaaaaaggactTAACACTTTCATCTGCAACTTTTTTATTTAGACCAGTTAGAAGGCCATCACATGCAAACTATTGGCACATCCAAGATATTTACAGTATGTTTCTGAACACTTGGAAAGATGTTGAAAGAGATTATGTACTTCACTAGCTGTCGATTTTGGGATAAAAAAATCCACATAAAGCATCCCATTCGATATGAATATGAGCTTCTTAGTATTGGTTTGGTGATCAACTTCAGAAATCACTCTATCGGTACTGAATTATTGAAGAAACAGTAATCCACATCCATACAAATCAATAAGAATAGAAATGTTTACCACTTTGTCTTCCCATGTACCACCCATATATGTGACATCAATACCAAACAAGAAGGTGCATTTCGCTATTACTTataaacattaaattttttggattagaaatgaaaaaaatgtgtatggGTGATATTACAAAAGAAGTACCACCAACAAATTGTGGACAAGAAACATGTCAAATTCACACAAAGCTAGGTGCAGATGAATAAGAGGCACAAGGTTACAATAAGTACCAGGCTATGTGACTTAcgaatacaaaaacaaaaaacatcgACGTTTAATATTCTAAAATAGAAACCCTTTTCATCAAGTATCTTCAGGAACCAGCGGTATTACAAAGACCCAAGTCTAACAGGACAAGCACAAgataataaaacaaagaaactaacggcaaaaaaataataatatgttaAATACTTTTCCAGGACTGTACACAAagagtttacaacaaaataatGTTTGGCAAAAACATTCAACATCGAAACCTTTGATCTCACCTTAAAGTACATTCCAAGGCGCTTTAAATAATTATGCCGCATAAAGTTCCTCAACGTCTCATTGTAAGAGAGTTTTCAAATGTCAAAAGTTTTTCGGATAATACCATGGATTAGATTGTTCAATTTGTTTAGACTAGGTAAAAAAAGAAACCTAGTCTCAAAGAAGGACCATTTCGGACGAAAAGACACAGAAAGTCTACAATAGAGAACAGTTTCAATGTGCATgcttaaaaagagaaaaaggaaatccaATAAGCCATAAAATTGACATTATTCACCACAAAGCAATCATAGGAAAATAATGAGTATGGGTTTGACCTACGCAGTATACTTTTCCTTCGATCATAAGGACAGGTCATCCATTGgttcaacaaaataaaatattaaaagaaaacagaTTTAGTTTGGTTTTGGCCTACGAATTACACTTTTCCTTTGATGATAAGAGCCAGTCGCCCATCGATTGGAAAAAACATCAACTTGTAAAAACAACACAAAAGCGAGGAACAATTGCATAGCCCATAAATCATTGCAACGTATATGACgtagagaaagaaagcaaaaaaggaaaaacatcagaaaagagaaagagatcaagCAGCCAGAATCACAAAACTAAGGGTAGAACACTCAGAGGAGACCTACCCACCAAAGGAAATCCCAATGAAGAAGAAATAAGGAAATCGAAGTGAAAGATGAGAACAACAGGATGAAAA belongs to Nymphaea colorata isolate Beijing-Zhang1983 chromosome 13, ASM883128v2, whole genome shotgun sequence and includes:
- the LOC116266761 gene encoding uncharacterized protein LOC116266761; translation: MALGQAGHIAISMALVGSIAFILGVIAENKKPSAGEIITLKDAVICKFPNDPTVALGSLSFVFLLFSTACGLAAVFFPYKGKSIPAEGLFRSTSLAVFFAIATLVSVLAGILMLWATTSESLHIKHKFHKDLNYACPTAKTGLFGGAAFLALDSTLLWLVCQMLTLNSRADYEEEEDSSGDYGQVLTTDLPIETGHQFPKA